A segment of the Marinobacter arenosus genome:
CGGCATGAATCAGCACCTGTTCGCCAGGCTGGAGCTGGGCTCTGTCCACCAGCGCGCTCCAGGCGGTGAGGAACACCAGCGGCAAAGCCGCGCACTCCGCCAGCGGTAACGCCATGGCCGGGGTGCGCTTGCCCAGCAAACGCACGTCGGCAATCATGTAATCCGCCAGCGCCCCCTGCCACCCCTTTACGCCACCCGCGCACCCAAAAACCTCGTCGCCCACGGCGAAGCCGCTCACGCCCGGGCCGACTTTATCGACCACACCAGAGACATCGCCATTCAGAATTGCCGGCATGGCCGGACCGGTTTTCACCAAGCCCGAACGAATTTTGGTTTCCAGCGGATTGACACTGGAGGCGACGACCTTGATGCGGACCTGACCCTCGGCCGGTTCCGGTGTGTCGACGTCACGCTCAACGAACACCTCGGGGCCACCAAACTCTTCAATCACCATCGCTTTCATTGTCTTGAACCTCTCTCATCAGTATCAGTACAGAATCAGCCTTACGAGAATCGCCGCCACCATAACCAGGGTTATCCCTTTAACCCAGCGCGCGCCCTGCTTGCTCATATTGACCCGAGTCGCGATGAAAGCGCCGGTGACATTACCCAGCGCCAGCGTCAGCCCGACACCCCAGTGCACCTGATTATTAAGGGCGAACACCATCAATGCCGCAAAGGTGAAGGGCAGGACGATCGACACCTTGAGCACGTTCACCTGCCTCAGATCGATCTTGAGCATGTGGTACAGCACGACAATGAACAGAACGCCAACGCCCACCTGGATAAATCCGCCGTACATGCCAACAAAAAACATCGCCACGTAAATCGCCGGCGTTAACCGCTCTTTGGTCAGCGGACGCGTACTCAGGGAGGGTTGCGGCAACAGCATGAACACCGAGGCACCGATCATCGCCGACACCAGGACAATCTCGAACACCGCATCGGGCACCCAGGTTGCTATCCAGGCCCCCAGAAGCGATCCGAGAATTGCGGGCACGGCAAGGTGAAGACTGACAATGAGATTGCCATGCCCCATGCGGTAAAAACTGCCCACTGCAGTCATGCTCTGAAGGGTGATGGCCACCCGGTTGGTGCCGTTGGCCACCTGTGGCGGCAGGCCGAGGAACATCAACAGCGGCAACGTCAGCATGGAGCCGCCCGCGGACAACACATTGATGAAGCCAGCGACTCCACCCAGCGCCAGCAACGCGAGTACCTCAAACACCGTCATAGTTGGGTCCCGTTACACCGGCGCTGGCCTGGACATTGGCCCCTGTTGGCGGCTGCTCCACACAAAGGCAATGACGAATATCGCCAGGCCCGCAACATCCAGCAGGATCTGGCCATGCGGCCAAAGCATGAGTACACCAATGGGGAACATGAGCAGACGCACCACCGGATTGAGCGGGTGCTCCAGATACCCTTCGAGGCCCGCGACGATGGCGTAGATGCCAAACAGTGCAAAGCAGAACACCCGGAGCATCTGTTCGAAGTCGCCGGTAATCAGCGGCGAATAGGCGAACAAAAGCGGCACGATGTACAACCCCTTGGCCAGTTTCCAGGCGGTGAAGCCGGTGCGCATCTGGGGTGTCCCGGCGATGGCCGCCGCGGCAAAGGCGGTCAGACAGACCGGCGGGGTGACGTTGGAATCCTGGGACAGCCAGAAGATCACCATGTGAGCGGCCACCAGGGCCATGGCGAGCGCGGACGGCGACAGGGCCTGCTCCAGCAATTGGGTACTGAAGGTGTCTGGCACCGCTGCCAGCAGCTGTTGGGCGCTGGCCCGATCCATTGGCCCGTTCAGGAGGTCCAGCTTGTCCGGCGCAACCAGCATGAATATGGACTTGGCCTGCTCCGGCAGATTGCCGTTCATCACCATGTCCAACAGCTGGCTCTGGGCGATCAGGTTGTAGATCGCGGGTGCCGACAGCGTCGCCAGCACAATGTAGGCCGCCGTGACTGGCAGCCCCATACCGAGAATCAAGGACGCCAGGGCCACCAGGATAATGGTGATCAGCAGGCTGCCGCCCGCCCAGTCGGTAATCATGATGGAAAAGGTGTTGCCGATGCCCGTGGTCGACACCACCATCACGATCAGCCCTACGGTAATGAGCAGGATGGCGGTGGTGGTGATGTTGCGGGTCCCCATGACCAGCGCCTCGAGAATATCCCTGGGACCCATCGGGTGTCGGGACAGCCAGGACGCCGCGATCACTGACAGGATCGCGATGCCGGCGGCGTAGGTCGGCGTAAAACCATAGACCAGGGCGGCGACCAGAACCACCAGCGGCAAGAGAAAATGCCAGCCATCCTTGAGCACGTCTTTCAGTGTGGGCGCCTCGCTATCCTCCAGCTTGATCGCGTGACTGCGCTTGGCCTCAATGCGCACAAACATGGCCACCGACAGGAAGTAAAGCAGCGCCGGCAAGGCAGCGACGGAAATGATGGTGAGGTAGGATACCTGGGTGTAGGACGCCATGATAAAGGCGCCAGCGCCCATCACCGGCGGCATCAATTGGCCACCGGTGGAAGCGGCCGCCTCGACGCCCGCGGCAAAGCGGGCGGGAAAACCGGCCTTGCGCATTAAAGGAATGGTGATCACGCCTGTAGACACCGTGTTAGCCACGCTTGAGCCGGACACCGACCCCATCAGGCCTGAAGAGAACACGGCTACAAAGCCCGGGCCACCGACAAAACGCCCTGCCGCACAACGGGCCAGTTCGATGATAAAGTCCCCTGCGCCCGACTTCACCAGGAAGGCACCGAACAGGATAAACATGAACACGTAGGTCCAGGAAATGCGGGCAATCGACCCAAGCATGCCCTGCCCGCCAATGTAGGACCGAAACAGAACGGTTTCCCAGGTCAGCCCCGGAAAATTGAAGATGCCGTCGACATACTGGCCCCACCAGGCCACGTAGGACAAAGCCAGGATGCAAAGGACGGGGATGAACCAACCCACGGTGCGGCGCGCGAATTCCAGGATCAGCAGGACGGCAGCTATGGAGAAAATCCAGTCTCCGGTGCTGAAGGTAACGCCACGCGCATACAGCGCATTTTCAAACAACATC
Coding sequences within it:
- a CDS encoding sulfite exporter TauE/SafE family protein, whose translation is MTVFEVLALLALGGVAGFINVLSAGGSMLTLPLLMFLGLPPQVANGTNRVAITLQSMTAVGSFYRMGHGNLIVSLHLAVPAILGSLLGAWIATWVPDAVFEIVLVSAMIGASVFMLLPQPSLSTRPLTKERLTPAIYVAMFFVGMYGGFIQVGVGVLFIVVLYHMLKIDLRQVNVLKVSIVLPFTFAALMVFALNNQVHWGVGLTLALGNVTGAFIATRVNMSKQGARWVKGITLVMVAAILVRLILY
- a CDS encoding TRAP transporter permease yields the protein MAEQPASEPPGEVRDESASEASERLDHRFLGPVIFSLAVATSLIHLYFNTVSTLSELWTSALHFGLFGLICALTTPMLKARTAGGQRVVLGVDVFLGLTALACAVYLMLFENALYARGVTFSTGDWIFSIAAVLLILEFARRTVGWFIPVLCILALSYVAWWGQYVDGIFNFPGLTWETVLFRSYIGGQGMLGSIARISWTYVFMFILFGAFLVKSGAGDFIIELARCAAGRFVGGPGFVAVFSSGLMGSVSGSSVANTVSTGVITIPLMRKAGFPARFAAGVEAAASTGGQLMPPVMGAGAFIMASYTQVSYLTIISVAALPALLYFLSVAMFVRIEAKRSHAIKLEDSEAPTLKDVLKDGWHFLLPLVVLVAALVYGFTPTYAAGIAILSVIAASWLSRHPMGPRDILEALVMGTRNITTTAILLITVGLIVMVVSTTGIGNTFSIMITDWAGGSLLITIILVALASLILGMGLPVTAAYIVLATLSAPAIYNLIAQSQLLDMVMNGNLPEQAKSIFMLVAPDKLDLLNGPMDRASAQQLLAAVPDTFSTQLLEQALSPSALAMALVAAHMVIFWLSQDSNVTPPVCLTAFAAAAIAGTPQMRTGFTAWKLAKGLYIVPLLFAYSPLITGDFEQMLRVFCFALFGIYAIVAGLEGYLEHPLNPVVRLLMFPIGVLMLWPHGQILLDVAGLAIFVIAFVWSSRQQGPMSRPAPV